The following nucleotide sequence is from Sphingomonas telluris.
GTAGCGAAGACCATCGACCGATAGCCGAAGAGCGGCTTGCCCGAGAAGGTCGCTGCGACTTCCGAGTAAATCCCGAATGCCGGCAGGGCAAGGATGTAGACCTCCGGATGCCCCCAGACCCAGATCAGGTTCATGTAGAGCATCGAGTTGCCGCCGCCGTCGTTCGTGAAGAAGTGGAAGTCGAGGTAGCGGTCGAGCATCAGCAGGCCGAGGGTGACGGTCAGCACCGGGAAGGCAGCGAGGATCAGCAGATTGGACGCAAGCGACGTCCAGCAGAATACGGGCATCCGGAAATAGCTCATTCCGGGTGCACGGATCTTGAGGATCGTGGTGACGAAATTCACGGATGTTAAGACCGTCCCGACGCCGGATATCTGAAGCGCCACAAGATAGTAGTCGACCCCGACACCAGGAGAGAATTCCTTCTCGCTGAGGGGTGGGAACGCCAGCCAGCCCGTCCGGGCGAACTCGCCGATGAAAAGGCTGAGATTGATGAGCAGCGCGCCCGAGGCGGTCAGCCAAAAACTGACGTTGTTCATCGTCGGAAACGCGACGTCACGGACGCCGAGCTGAAGCGGGACGACGAAGTTCATGAATCCGATCACGAACGGCATCGCCACGAAGAAGATCATGATCGTGCCGTGGGCGGAGAAGATCTGGTTGTAGTGCTCCGGCGTCAGATAGCCCTGCGACGCTCCGATCGCCATCGACTGCTGGAGGCGCATCATGATGGCGTCGGCGAAACCGCGAACCAGCATCAGAAGCGCGAGCACGATGTACATGATGCCGATGCGCTTGTGGTCGGTGGAGGTGATGTATTCGTCGCGCAGGTACGGCCACCAGCCGTTGCGCCATACCCAGACGGCAATTGCCGCAACCGCTGCGAGTACCACCGCCGACGTAATGAGCGGAATCGGCTCGTGGAACGGGATCGCGTCCCAGGTCAGCTTGCCGAAAATGACACTCATCCCGCGGGACTTTCAGCTTGTGGGTTGTGCGGCAGCTGCTGGGTCGGCGCCTTCCCGGCCACGATCGCGTCGAACAGGCCCGGCGCGACGGCGCCGTAGGTTGTCGGCTTTACGTAGCTGCTTGGCTTTGAGAGTTCGGCATAGGTCTTGCCGTCGAGGGCGGCACCCTGGCCGCGAGCGCCTTGGGCCCACATTGCGAACTGGTCAGGCGGCAGCACCTCCGCCTTGAACCGCATCCCGGGGAAGCCGTCGCCGCTGAAATGCGCGGACTGGCCAACATAAGCGCCGGGCCGATCCGCCTGCAGGTTCAGGCGGGTCGTCATCCGCGGCATGGTGTAGATCATCGTTCCGAATTGCGGGACGAAGAAGACGTTCCACACCGTCGCGGACGTCAGCCGGTAATTGACCGGCGTACCCTGCGGAACGACGAGCTGGTTGACGGTCGCAATGCCCTGGTCGGGGTAAATGAACAGCCATTTCCAGTCGAGCGAGACCACCTCGACGTTGACCGGCGGCTTCTGCGATACGAGCGGCTTGCTGGGCTCGAGGTCGTGACTCCCGATCCAGGTGATGCCGCCGAGCAGCATGATCGTCAGCGCGGGGATCGACCAGACGACAAGCTCCACCGCACCCGAATATTCCCAGTCCGGGCGATATTCGGCCTTGGGGTTGCCGCGCCGGAACCACCAGGCGAAGGCGACGGTCGCGATCATCGTGGGGATGATGATCGCCAACATAATCGCAGTGGAATTGATGAGGATGGTCTTCTCGGCGGCGCCGACCGGACCG
It contains:
- the cyoA gene encoding ubiquinol oxidase subunit II, encoding MRSRLRPVNPVRATLLVGLLPLLAGCDRGILDPVGPVGAAEKTILINSTAIMLAIIIPTMIATVAFAWWFRRGNPKAEYRPDWEYSGAVELVVWSIPALTIMLLGGITWIGSHDLEPSKPLVSQKPPVNVEVVSLDWKWLFIYPDQGIATVNQLVVPQGTPVNYRLTSATVWNVFFVPQFGTMIYTMPRMTTRLNLQADRPGAYVGQSAHFSGDGFPGMRFKAEVLPPDQFAMWAQGARGQGAALDGKTYAELSKPSSYVKPTTYGAVAPGLFDAIVAGKAPTQQLPHNPQAESPAG